The genome window ATCATCGGTCATCTTATTTTTTGAGTGGCCACGGGGATACATTATCTCTTTTGAATATGTTTGGTTGTCCCTTGTATTGAGCGTTATGCGATTGGGAATGCCTTCAGGATATAACTTAGCCAGCTCTAAATCTTCTTTTATCTTAATCTTCTTAAGAGTATTTTTTATAAAAGGATCGTTTAATTTATTTTTAGAGAAAGAATCCTTTGAGATATCTCCATCTAAGATACATGCAGCTGTAATGTATTGGAGGCTGTGATCTGCGGTCTCTTTTGTTTTCGGGCTCCATTTTTCTGGGTCTTTTGCGATAATATCGTATGCAGCTTGAAATGTTTCAATAGTGATATAGTCAATATCATCTGGTGATTTTATATATCTATGAAGTTCTTTAGAGATGTCTACTGCGCTTTGGGCATGGTACTCAACAGGGTAAAATTTTATGTATGTATCTAATATTCTTCGGGGAGAGTCTGCGTTAAATAAAGAAATCAAAGCTTTGTCATCAAAGGCATCGCCATCAAGCAATTCTCTAAAAAAACCCATTTCGCCTTCAAAGGGTTTATTTGGACCTGTCATACCACAAGATGCTTGAAGTGTCCCAAAGATAGCATTCCTTACGGAATTGGCAGCCGCTGCTCCCTTCCACATGGATAGCTCTCCCGAACGCGTCTGTCTCATTGATGAGTTTGGAACTATTGTAATAGAGATAGCATTTTCTATTGTTTCTTTTTTTAGCTTAAGCAGTCTGCCCAAGCCACATACTGTTCCAATTGAAATGTAATTTACATGATCCCATCCATGGTCTCTGAGGCTGGCTGCATCACATAAACTTACAGCTATCTCATAAGCTACAGCTATCGAATCTATAAGTTTTTTACCGCTTAGATTTTTCCATTCGGCTACAGACCATAAACCTGGTATCATATCGCTTGGATGAAGAGGCTCCTTCGAAAGATATGTATCGTTGAAGTCTAAATATCTCACGAGTACACAGTTTGCAAAAGCTGATATTTCAGGAGTAGTCTTAAAGTTTAGTCCAAAAAGACTTGCGCCATTTTTGTGTTCGAACATATAAGCATAGTTTCTAGCGGCTTTTGGTGTGCTCTCATGAAAAGCCAGGTACATTACTCCAAATGAGTCGAGTATTCTTCTTTTTACTTCATGCGCTGTTTCTGGTGAGATATCCTTAACTTTTAACGCATAGTCTGAAAACAAATCAGTATATTTGTCCATTTCAACGCTCCTCACAATTAATAGTCGAAACTTATTTATTCATTTCAGAAAAATACTTATATATTGACACATACCTGAAGACAGCATGCTGCAATTTACTAAAGGGGAGCATTATAAAGAAGGTTATGACGATGCTCAGATGAATTATCAATAAAATAGGCATAAATATTGTAGATCTGAAAAGTAAAACTAAAAAGCCAGTTAGAACGGACAGTAATAATATCATTATAAAATTAATGTCCATCGAGTTTACATTCTCGCTATATGGTATCCTATCCATTTTAGTTCTCAAATATAGCAGTCCAGTTAATCCTAAAAGCAATAATGCTCCGCCAATAGAGCCAAATATTACTGGCAGGCTGGTAAAAGTATATGGCGGCGAAATGTTTAAAATATGACTCATAAATGCAGCTATTAAAGTAGATATGAAAGTTATTTTGAATCCAAACAATACAAATTGGTGGTAAATCCTTCTTGAAAAGCTGTATTCTTCATCTGGATAATTGCAACCAAAGCCTCCTCCACCAAGGAACTCTAATAAGATTACGCTCTTTAATGATCTAATATGGCTGGAGAGTTTAAGGAAATCGCCTTTTTTTATACCAATATAATCGCAATAGTCAATAAAGTTTTTTATGTAGATGGTTAATGATATGGCGAATGGAATAAGCATTGTGATAATTAAAAAGTTTTCAGGTAAAATACTGTAAAACGAAGCATTTTGATCAACGATGACTATTAAACTCAATTTCCCAGTATAGATTATTGACGAGATAGTATAAAAAAGAAATGAAACTATAAAAGTAGCAATGCTATAAAGATGCGGCTTATCAACGATATCTTTTGAGAATTTTGAATTTCTATAATTTTTATAGGTTTCCAGCCTCAATGTTCCAAAAACTTTTGGGATGTTTATATCAAAAGTATGGGGTGGAGCGTATTGGCATGCATAGTAGCAACCCCTACAGTCGTGACAAAGATTTGCCAGATAGATTATGTCATTGTCAGAAAAGGTTCTTCTCAATTCTATTGCTTTGAAAACAGGGCAAATGTTTTCGCAATATCTGCAAGCGTTGCAAATATTTAGTGAAAATCTTGCATCCTCAAAATTTTTATCGAACATTTGCAGCCTCTCTCCCAGCCGTAATACCAAAAACAGTACCAATAGTCAAACCTGTTCCTGCCATATATCCCTTGCTCAATATGTTTCCAGACATAATCTCTCCAGCAGCGAAAACGTTTTCGAAAGGTTCCTCATTGTTTGTCAAAACCTGCGCATTTTTGTTTACTTTAACTGATAGATAAGTAAAAGTAATGCCAGGTCTTAGCGGATAGGCATAAAATGGTGGCTTATCGATAGGCAG of Thermodesulfobium sp. 4217-1 contains these proteins:
- a CDS encoding MmgE/PrpD family protein translates to MDKYTDLFSDYALKVKDISPETAHEVKRRILDSFGVMYLAFHESTPKAARNYAYMFEHKNGASLFGLNFKTTPEISAFANCVLVRYLDFNDTYLSKEPLHPSDMIPGLWSVAEWKNLSGKKLIDSIAVAYEIAVSLCDAASLRDHGWDHVNYISIGTVCGLGRLLKLKKETIENAISITIVPNSSMRQTRSGELSMWKGAAAANSVRNAIFGTLQASCGMTGPNKPFEGEMGFFRELLDGDAFDDKALISLFNADSPRRILDTYIKFYPVEYHAQSAVDISKELHRYIKSPDDIDYITIETFQAAYDIIAKDPEKWSPKTKETADHSLQYITAACILDGDISKDSFSKNKLNDPFIKNTLKKIKIKEDLELAKLYPEGIPNRITLNTRDNQTYSKEIMYPRGHSKNKMTDDEVIKKFKDNTESILSTSERDAIIDIIMNLDKCENISDITKNLRV
- the tcuB gene encoding tricarballylate utilization 4Fe-4S protein TcuB, which codes for MFDKNFEDARFSLNICNACRYCENICPVFKAIELRRTFSDNDIIYLANLCHDCRGCYYACQYAPPHTFDINIPKVFGTLRLETYKNYRNSKFSKDIVDKPHLYSIATFIVSFLFYTISSIIYTGKLSLIVIVDQNASFYSILPENFLIITMLIPFAISLTIYIKNFIDYCDYIGIKKGDFLKLSSHIRSLKSVILLEFLGGGGFGCNYPDEEYSFSRRIYHQFVLFGFKITFISTLIAAFMSHILNISPPYTFTSLPVIFGSIGGALLLLGLTGLLYLRTKMDRIPYSENVNSMDINFIMILLLSVLTGFLVLLFRSTIFMPILLIIHLSIVITFFIMLPFSKLQHAVFRYVSIYKYFSEMNK